In one window of Flavobacterium ginsengisoli DNA:
- a CDS encoding sensor histidine kinase, with protein MFGIRISLDSLDKLDEIEAVPKRKKYLTELKNVEQDIREISHDLNREKSELINNFVSILNKLFEDQINTYSSKLITFFDPEIKWDLMSNIEKINLYRIVQEGLQNCNKYAEADIIRVEFKNENNNLVLRIEDDGIGFNTNRTKNGIGLHNIEYRVKECKGTVTIKSAKGEGTILSIEIPIDPNNNLHNDI; from the coding sequence ATGTTTGGTATTAGAATAAGCTTGGACAGTTTGGATAAACTTGACGAAATCGAGGCTGTTCCTAAAAGAAAAAAATATCTTACCGAACTAAAAAATGTGGAACAAGATATTCGAGAAATTTCGCATGATTTAAATAGAGAGAAATCGGAATTAATTAATAATTTTGTTTCGATTTTGAATAAACTATTTGAAGATCAGATAAATACATATAGTTCAAAATTGATTACTTTTTTTGATCCCGAGATAAAATGGGATTTGATGAGTAATATTGAAAAAATCAATTTGTATCGAATTGTTCAAGAAGGACTCCAGAATTGTAATAAATATGCTGAAGCCGATATTATTAGAGTGGAATTTAAAAATGAAAACAATAATTTGGTTCTAAGGATAGAAGATGACGGAATTGGATTTAATACCAATAGAACCAAAAATGGAATAGGTTTGCATAATATAGAATATCGAGTAAAAGAATGTAAGGGCACAGTTACGATAAAATCTGCCAAGGGAGAAGGAACAATTCTCTCTATAGAAATCCCAATAGACCCAAATAATAACCTGCATAATGACATTTGA
- a CDS encoding response regulator, which yields MTFDLPTSVPQLVKKNILIVDDHPFIIEGYKNAITRYNTKQYDFFIAQAHDCRSGYDIIENENTPEFDIAFLDISMPPYEEKEIFSGEDLAKLLLKKMPSCKIILLTMYTELLKIKTIIRTIQPNGLIIKNDLTFDELLLAFDKVMKNEKYYSQSVVKMLNQSTHNAIEIDQYDKQILVHLAKGTPIQEMLASMFPFL from the coding sequence ATGACATTTGACTTACCAACTTCAGTTCCACAATTAGTTAAAAAGAATATTTTAATAGTAGACGACCATCCGTTTATTATTGAAGGATATAAAAATGCTATAACTCGTTATAATACAAAACAATACGATTTTTTTATTGCACAGGCACATGATTGTAGATCTGGTTATGATATAATAGAAAATGAGAACACGCCCGAGTTTGATATTGCTTTTTTAGATATCAGTATGCCTCCTTACGAAGAAAAAGAGATCTTTTCTGGTGAAGATCTTGCAAAGCTACTTCTGAAAAAAATGCCTTCGTGCAAGATCATTCTTTTGACAATGTATACAGAATTGCTAAAGATCAAAACTATTATTAGAACAATTCAGCCAAACGGATTGATTATTAAAAATGACCTTACTTTTGACGAATTGCTTTTGGCTTTTGATAAAGTGATGAAAAATGAAAAATACTATAGCCAATCGGTTGTAAAAATGCTCAATCAGTCCACACATAATGCTATCGAAATAGATCAATACGATAAACAAATATTAGTTCATTTAGCAAAAGGAACCCCAATTCAGGAAATGCTCGCAAGCATGTTCCCATTTCTTTAA
- the thiL gene encoding thiamine-phosphate kinase, which produces MIEDKNQQRTSIAQLGEFGLIDHLTKNFDVTQESTLKSIGDDAAVLDFKDKKVVVSTDLLIEGVHFDLAYMPLKHLGYKAVVVNVSDICAMNAKPTQITVSVAVSNRFPLEALEELFAGITHAAKEYKVDVIGGDTTSSQKGLIISITAIGEADENELVYRNGAKQTDLLVVTGDLGAAYMGLQVLEREKQVFQVNPNNQPDLDPYTYLVERQLKPEARKDVRTLLHALDIKPTAMIDISDGLSSEIIHICKQSKVGCNLYEDKLPLDPQFISTCEEFNIDSTTVAINGGEDYELLFTIDINDFDKIKGNPNFSVIGHMAEENEGIHLVTRANTKIALKARGWDALTE; this is translated from the coding sequence ATGATTGAAGATAAAAATCAGCAGAGAACTAGTATAGCTCAATTGGGCGAATTTGGTTTAATTGACCATTTAACCAAAAACTTTGATGTTACTCAGGAATCGACTTTAAAAAGTATTGGCGATGATGCTGCCGTTCTTGATTTTAAAGATAAGAAAGTAGTAGTTTCAACCGATTTATTAATTGAAGGCGTTCATTTTGATTTGGCTTACATGCCTTTGAAACATTTAGGTTATAAAGCGGTCGTAGTAAATGTTTCTGATATTTGTGCAATGAATGCGAAACCGACACAAATTACGGTTTCGGTTGCTGTTTCAAATCGTTTTCCTCTTGAAGCTTTAGAAGAATTATTTGCAGGAATTACACACGCTGCAAAAGAATACAAAGTTGATGTTATTGGCGGTGACACAACCTCATCTCAAAAAGGATTAATTATCAGTATTACCGCAATTGGAGAAGCTGACGAAAATGAATTGGTTTACAGAAACGGAGCCAAACAAACTGATTTATTGGTTGTAACTGGCGATCTTGGTGCCGCTTATATGGGATTGCAGGTTTTAGAACGTGAGAAACAAGTTTTTCAGGTTAACCCAAACAATCAGCCCGATTTAGATCCTTATACTTATTTGGTAGAACGCCAATTGAAACCTGAAGCTAGAAAAGATGTTCGCACTTTACTTCATGCTTTAGATATAAAACCAACAGCAATGATCGATATTTCAGACGGATTATCTTCTGAGATTATTCATATCTGCAAGCAATCTAAAGTGGGTTGTAATTTATATGAAGATAAACTTCCGTTAGATCCGCAGTTTATTTCTACTTGCGAAGAATTTAATATCGACAGCACGACGGTTGCCATAAATGGCGGTGAAGATTACGAACTTTTATTTACAATTGACATTAATGATTTTGATAAAATAAAAGGAAATCCGAATTTCTCTGTTATTGGCCATATGGCAGAAGAAAATGAAGGAATTCATCTTGTAACCCGCGCCAACACAAAAATTGCTTTAAAAGCGCGCGGATGGGATGCTTTGACAGAATAA
- a CDS encoding DinB family protein → MKTLEAQVITSEDLLKHWQGHRALTRRLIEIFPEKDFFEFSIGGMRPFAKLVDELLAIAVPGLKGIVTKETAPFSEGTEKLIFKAQYLEKWDQATEEINKYWEQLSVEDFSETFNLFGQYEFPVIQNILYFIDNEVHHRGQAYVYLRALNIEPPFFWER, encoded by the coding sequence ATGAAAACATTAGAAGCACAAGTTATTACTTCAGAAGATTTATTAAAACACTGGCAAGGACACAGAGCACTTACACGTCGTTTAATTGAGATTTTTCCAGAAAAAGATTTCTTCGAATTTTCGATTGGCGGAATGAGACCTTTTGCAAAATTAGTAGATGAGCTTTTGGCTATTGCAGTTCCAGGTTTAAAAGGAATTGTAACGAAAGAAACTGCACCATTCTCAGAAGGAACTGAAAAACTAATTTTCAAAGCACAATATCTTGAAAAATGGGATCAAGCAACAGAAGAAATCAATAAATATTGGGAACAATTATCAGTTGAAGATTTTAGCGAGACCTTTAACCTTTTTGGACAATATGAATTTCCTGTAATTCAGAATATCTTATATTTTATTGATAATGAAGTGCATCACCGCGGACAAGCTTATGTTTATTTAAGAGCTTTAAATATCGAACCACCATTTTTCTGGGAAAGATAA
- a CDS encoding DinB family protein, with protein sequence MSLKKIMSNYADYNLWVNQQFVNWLSPKSAELLYAEVPSSFSTIMKTLDHIWSTEEYWFSVISESSLTEKKAESDLSKEEIFAGLLNSSTKLKHLINSLSEEDLMKEVKIVNPWFECELPISEYLIQVINHGTYHRGQIVTIGRNVGITDASNTDYNFYNVVKANQ encoded by the coding sequence ATGAGTTTAAAGAAGATAATGTCCAATTATGCAGATTATAATTTATGGGTAAATCAACAATTTGTAAATTGGCTTTCGCCGAAATCGGCTGAATTGCTTTATGCAGAAGTGCCGTCGAGTTTTTCTACAATTATGAAAACGCTTGATCATATCTGGTCTACTGAGGAATATTGGTTTTCTGTCATTTCCGAATCTTCATTAACAGAAAAGAAAGCAGAAAGCGATTTGTCAAAAGAGGAAATATTTGCCGGATTATTAAATTCGTCTACAAAATTGAAACATCTTATTAACTCATTATCTGAAGAAGATTTAATGAAAGAAGTTAAAATCGTAAATCCGTGGTTTGAATGTGAACTGCCCATTTCCGAATATTTAATCCAAGTTATCAATCATGGAACGTATCATCGAGGCCAGATTGTAACAATAGGACGAAATGTTGGAATTACAGATGCCTCAAACACCGATTATAATTTTTATAATGTTGTAAAGGCAAATCAATAA
- a CDS encoding helix-turn-helix transcriptional regulator: MLDETPKRFDRIVAILIQLQSKKIVKAQELADRFECSLRTIYRDIRTLEASGVPIYSEAGVGYALMDGYRLPPVMFTREEVSSFIAAEKLMQKFTDPTLGTHYASAMYKLKSVLRSNDKDYLSNIESRIVMQEAEPMFNDNSPNTLAVLFEGIAEKKQILLTYKTFEKEETTQRNLEPVGVFHDNNNWYFLGYCHLRKDYRQFRTDRIQEIKKTDLDYTIEHDSLETYLTKSDKIPTTKVRILVQKKIARYLATERKYHGFISQKEIGDEIEMTFMSHSLQDGFPRWFLMFGDYAKILEPESLKTRVLELLEINRQRLL; encoded by the coding sequence ATGCTTGACGAAACCCCAAAACGATTTGACCGAATTGTTGCCATTCTTATTCAATTGCAGTCTAAAAAGATTGTAAAAGCACAAGAATTGGCCGATCGTTTTGAGTGCAGTTTAAGAACTATTTATAGAGACATTAGAACTTTGGAAGCATCTGGAGTTCCTATTTATAGTGAAGCTGGAGTTGGTTATGCTTTAATGGACGGATATAGACTTCCGCCAGTTATGTTCACGCGCGAAGAAGTGAGCAGTTTTATTGCGGCCGAAAAGTTAATGCAAAAGTTTACTGATCCTACATTGGGAACACATTATGCGTCGGCGATGTACAAACTGAAATCGGTTTTAAGAAGCAATGATAAAGATTATCTTTCAAACATCGAATCAAGAATTGTAATGCAGGAAGCAGAACCAATGTTTAATGATAATTCGCCTAATACTTTGGCTGTGCTTTTTGAGGGAATTGCGGAGAAAAAACAAATTCTTTTAACTTATAAAACCTTTGAAAAAGAAGAAACCACACAACGAAATTTAGAACCTGTTGGCGTTTTTCATGATAATAACAATTGGTATTTTCTGGGTTATTGCCATCTTAGAAAAGATTACCGCCAGTTTAGAACCGATAGAATTCAGGAAATAAAAAAAACAGATCTTGATTATACAATAGAACACGATTCTCTGGAAACTTATTTAACAAAATCTGATAAGATTCCAACCACAAAAGTTCGAATTCTGGTTCAGAAAAAAATCGCGCGATACTTAGCAACCGAAAGGAAATATCACGGCTTTATTTCTCAAAAAGAAATTGGAGACGAAATCGAAATGACCTTTATGTCTCACAGTCTGCAAGATGGTTTTCCGAGATGGTTTTTAATGTTTGGAGATTATGCCAAAATTTTGGAACCAGAATCTTTAAAAACAAGAGTTTTAGAATTATTAGAAATCAATCGACAAAGGCTCCTATAA
- a CDS encoding prolipoprotein diacylglyceryl transferase gives MKLPFEPVIFGYEINIHLVLEYLAFFLGYRYYVFLRKRTNDTIVSTNRFSIILGAAIGAFLGSRIMGFLENPIFHSDVKSILELFNAKTIMGGLFGGLLGVELAKKIIGEKESSGDLFTFPIILGIFIGRVGCFLSGTNEFTYGKETTFFTGMNLGDNIMRHPIALYELIFLIVLFFLLKKLKTKNLKNGLLFQYFMIAYFAFRFFVEFLKPNYFLIFGISSIQILCLICLLYYNKTILNLFVKNAS, from the coding sequence ATGAAGCTTCCTTTTGAGCCAGTTATTTTTGGTTATGAAATTAATATCCATTTAGTTCTAGAATATTTGGCATTTTTTTTAGGATACCGATATTATGTTTTTTTGAGAAAAAGAACGAATGATACTATTGTTTCCACAAACAGGTTTTCGATTATTTTGGGTGCGGCAATTGGAGCTTTTTTGGGGTCTAGAATTATGGGTTTTTTAGAAAATCCTATTTTTCATTCTGATGTCAAATCTATTTTAGAACTCTTTAATGCCAAAACAATTATGGGAGGATTGTTTGGAGGATTATTAGGTGTCGAACTTGCTAAGAAGATTATTGGAGAAAAAGAATCATCAGGAGATTTATTTACCTTTCCGATTATTCTAGGAATTTTTATAGGCAGAGTTGGCTGTTTTTTATCTGGAACCAATGAGTTTACGTACGGAAAAGAAACGACTTTTTTTACGGGGATGAATCTTGGCGACAATATTATGAGGCATCCAATTGCTTTATACGAATTAATTTTTCTGATTGTTCTGTTTTTTCTTTTGAAGAAATTGAAAACCAAAAATTTAAAAAACGGATTGTTATTTCAGTATTTTATGATTGCCTATTTTGCGTTTCGCTTTTTCGTAGAATTTCTGAAACCCAATTATTTCCTAATTTTCGGAATTAGTTCCATTCAGATCTTATGTTTAATTTGTCTGCTCTATTATAACAAAACAATTTTAAATTTATTTGTAAAAAATGCCAGTTAG
- a CDS encoding radical SAM protein translates to MPVRKYTYYDFTLSLCPECLKRIDAKIVFEDENVYMLKRCPEHGNSKVLIADDIQYYKNIRNYNKPSEMPYTFNTKTHYGCPYDCGLCPDHEQHSCLTVVEVTDRCNLTCPTCYAGSSPNYGRHRTLEEVKAMLDTVVKNEKEPDVVQISGGEPTIHPEFFEILDYAKSIPIKHLMLNTNGIKIAKEKEFVQRLKSYAPDFEIYLQFDSFEDSVLQELRGADLSEIRKQALENLNEVNLSTTLVVTLQKGLNDHEIGKIIEFALKQKCVRGVTFQPTQIAGRLENFNLETDRMTLTEVRRKILEQTNVFNSDDLLPVPCNPDALVMGYALKLGEEVFPLTRYINPNDLLDNSKNTIIYEQDEVLRGKMIDLFSTGNSVEVAQENLKSILCCLPNIDAPELGYDNLFRIIIMQFIDAYNFDVRAIKKSCVHIVNKDNKIIPFETMNLFYRDDKVKRLEELRTNA, encoded by the coding sequence ATGCCAGTTAGAAAATATACTTATTATGATTTTACATTAAGCCTTTGTCCAGAATGCTTAAAAAGAATTGATGCTAAAATTGTTTTTGAAGACGAAAACGTCTATATGCTTAAAAGATGCCCAGAGCATGGAAACTCAAAGGTTTTAATTGCCGACGATATTCAATATTACAAGAATATCCGAAATTATAATAAACCATCTGAAATGCCGTATACTTTTAATACAAAAACGCATTATGGTTGTCCGTACGATTGTGGTTTATGTCCAGATCACGAACAGCATTCTTGTCTTACAGTTGTTGAGGTTACAGATCGTTGTAATCTAACTTGCCCAACTTGTTATGCAGGTTCATCACCTAATTATGGTAGACACAGAACTCTCGAAGAAGTAAAAGCTATGCTTGATACGGTTGTTAAAAATGAAAAAGAGCCAGACGTGGTGCAGATTAGTGGAGGAGAACCAACCATACATCCTGAGTTTTTTGAAATTTTAGATTATGCAAAATCAATTCCGATAAAGCATTTAATGTTAAACACAAACGGAATTAAAATTGCAAAAGAGAAAGAATTCGTTCAGAGACTAAAAAGCTATGCTCCAGATTTTGAGATCTATCTTCAGTTTGATTCTTTTGAAGATAGTGTATTGCAAGAGTTGCGTGGAGCTGATTTAAGCGAAATACGAAAACAAGCTTTAGAAAATCTAAACGAAGTTAATCTGTCTACAACTTTGGTGGTTACGCTTCAAAAAGGATTAAACGATCATGAAATAGGTAAAATTATTGAGTTTGCCCTAAAGCAAAAATGCGTTCGTGGCGTTACATTTCAGCCAACTCAAATTGCGGGCCGATTGGAGAATTTCAATTTAGAAACCGATCGAATGACATTAACAGAAGTAAGAAGAAAAATTCTGGAGCAAACCAATGTTTTTAATTCAGATGATTTACTTCCAGTTCCTTGTAATCCCGATGCTTTAGTTATGGGTTATGCTTTGAAACTAGGAGAAGAAGTTTTTCCACTAACACGATATATTAATCCGAACGATTTATTAGACAATAGTAAAAACACGATTATTTACGAACAAGATGAAGTGCTCCGCGGCAAAATGATAGATCTGTTTAGCACGGGAAATTCTGTAGAAGTAGCGCAAGAAAACTTGAAATCGATTTTATGTTGCCTTCCTAATATTGATGCACCAGAATTAGGTTACGACAATCTCTTTAGAATTATTATCATGCAGTTTATCGATGCATATAATTTTGATGTAAGAGCAATAAAAAAATCATGTGTGCATATTGTCAATAAGGACAATAAAATAATTCCTTTTGAAACCATGAATTTGTTTTACAGAGATGATAAAGTAAAAAGACTAGAAGAATTAAGAACTAATGCATAA
- a CDS encoding outer membrane beta-barrel protein, producing the protein MKTKFSVILALFTFYFASAQQDQVDSEMNSAKGITFQHGDMFIEGSIQITTGGDKDYYAFNPKFGYFLNDKFAVGGQLSYSSNKVEATDEKTNIFGIGGFARYYVLELDKKRFKAYGEVGLGYGRNKYESPITGTDNSNSLTANINVGLNYFLTKNIAVTFTLANLLSYNSVSPENGPSSDTFQLNINLFENIFDQPKFGLLFRF; encoded by the coding sequence ATGAAAACCAAATTTTCTGTTATTCTAGCGTTATTTACATTTTACTTTGCAAGTGCTCAGCAAGATCAAGTTGATTCAGAAATGAATTCTGCAAAAGGAATTACTTTTCAACATGGAGATATGTTTATAGAAGGTTCTATCCAGATCACTACTGGTGGAGATAAAGACTATTATGCTTTTAATCCCAAATTTGGATATTTTCTTAATGATAAATTTGCCGTTGGAGGACAATTGAGCTATTCCAGCAATAAAGTTGAAGCAACCGATGAAAAAACTAATATTTTTGGAATCGGTGGTTTCGCAAGATATTATGTATTGGAACTCGATAAAAAACGATTCAAAGCTTACGGAGAAGTAGGTTTAGGATACGGTAGAAATAAATACGAAAGCCCAATTACTGGTACAGACAACAGCAATAGTCTAACAGCCAATATCAATGTTGGGTTAAATTACTTCTTAACTAAAAACATTGCAGTTACTTTTACTCTTGCTAATTTATTATCATACAACAGTGTTTCTCCAGAAAACGGCCCATCTTCAGATACTTTTCAATTAAACATCAACTTATTTGAAAACATCTTCGATCAACCAAAATTCGGATTATTGTTTAGATTTTAA